DNA sequence from the Nicotiana tomentosiformis chromosome 3, ASM39032v3, whole genome shotgun sequence genome:
TGATACATAGAACTAAGTTCATATAGTTTGGTTGTTATTGCTAGTGAGTGTTGGCTACCAAAATGAGTGTGTGAATGGTGCGCGCTTTATTTCTGTGTAAAATAGTGTACTATTATTCTTTTTGAAGGATTTGTAATAACAGCTTGTTGTTTGACGTAAAGATCTCTATAAAATGGCTAATATGAATATCCTTTGGAGTTTGAAAAGGATAACATGTCCGGTTATGTCTAGATCGTGCAGAAAGATAAGAGGAAAGGTTTCTGGCACAATTCTTTCAGTCAACAATTTTGAAAAGACAAGTTTGTTTGTTTTCATGACCCTCCATGTTCATGCAGTTCTACACGCAACAACATGTACTATAATCTAGACAAGCTTCCCCGCTCTTTGAGCACAAAGTCATACCACCACCAAGATATACAAGTTTCTATATCCACTTCGCTAAAGTAACAAAGGACTAGCGTCTATCTTCAAGTATGATAGAAAGGTATGTGCTATATACAGTGCATCAGGCATCTCTATGTTGAGTGTCACCAAATTGTCTTTTGAGATTGCAAACATTTCACAATGTTCTAGCTTTCAAGATCATTCCTGCAGAAGGGCACTTGATGCTATCTGCGGAAGCAACAGACATGCAGTGCTGGACTGTGGATGAGATTTAGCAGTCTACCACATCATTAAATATCAGCAATAGCACCTTCGGGGGTGTATTGAGTTCTCTAGCCAGGAGCTAATTCAGCTTCCATTCTATGTATACCTGGCTCTGTTCGCTCACAAGGAACAGTTTCTGTTTTTCTTACTGTGATTCGGTTCTCTTTGATTATGAATTTCAAGTTTCTCCCAAATAATTTTCATCCCCACATGTGCATCTTCCATCCTTAAAATGGTGGAAATGCTCAGTGTCTCTAACTGAAATCTCCCTCCGGACAACCTCAGAGATAAACTTGATTGTGTCATGACAGCTCTTGCACATATAGAGATTCTTTGTGACCCAAATTGGTGTCCCTGGAGCAGTATTTATAAGCCCAAATGCAATAGCCAGTCTCTCGCTGTGTCCACAAAAGATCTCGGCTTTTGAATCTTCAACCTCATTTACTATATATCTTTCTGATTCACTACGACGTGCTGTTTTCATTTTTTCATAAAATCCTTCCAAAACCGCATTGATTTCCTTAATTTGGGGGTGGAAATTATCACCACTAAGGAATGCATGTACATTTCCCTTTACTTCTATCCAGCTGCAACCAGGATCAACAGTCAGTCCTCTTTCTATCATAATCTTCCTTAACGTTGCAACTTCATCCCATCTGCCACTGTCGGAATAGAAGTTACATAGGAGAACATAATACCCAACACTTCTCTCATCAGTTTCAAGAATATGTCTAGCAGCTAGTTCTCCAAGTTCAACCTGCCTGTGGATCCTACACGCATTCAATAAAGCCCCCCAGATAGCAGAATCAGGTTTCACAGGCAATGTTATAATAAAATCATAAGCATCCTCCACTAGACCTGCACGGCCTAGCAGATCAACCACACAAGCATAATGCTTCAGATTTGGAACAATGCAATATTTACTCTCCATGCTATTTAAATAGTCAAGGCCTTTAGTCACCAACCCGGATCTACTACAAGCACGTAACAGAGAAATGAAAGTAATCTCGTCAGGCTTTACTTTTGAAGTAAGCATTCCATCAAAAAGCTCAACCGCGAGTGCACCTTGCCCTCGCTGAGCATAGCCAGTCAGCAAAATATTCCAAGCAGTAACATCCTTTTTCTGCATATTAAACAGATTCAGTGCAGGGCCAATCCTTCCACACCTCACATAGAAGTCAAGGAGTGCATTGGGTAAAAAACCATGAAATGCCATGCCGTTCCTCAATACATATGCATGTATTTCTTTACCACACATCAGTGCACCGATTCTAGAACATGCAGAGAGGACAGACACTAAGGTAACAGTATTGGGATCCTGATAGCGTTTCATTTGACTAAACAAAATCAAAGCTTCCAAACTGTGATTATTAATCCGAAGACCAAGAATGATAGATGTCCAAGATATGACATTTTTATCTGGTATCCTGTGGAAAATTTCCAATGCCTTGTCAATACAGTTGCACTTCGAATAAAAGTCGATCAGAGTGTTTGAAACAATCACGTATGCTGTAAGTCCTCTCCTTTCGGCTAGTTGATGAAGCTTAACACCCATTTCTAGAAGGCCCAATGAAGTACAGGCAGATAGAACAGAAGCAATAGTAATCTCATCCGGCATGACACCTTCTAGCTCCATCATTTTGTACGTCTCCACAGCCTTCTCAGGAAACCCATTACTCTCATAACCCGAAATCATTGCAGTCCATGAAACTACATCTTTACACTGGATCCTATCAAAGATCTTCTCTGCTTCCTCCCAACTCCCAATAGCCGAATAAAGTTGAATGAGAGAGTTGTGCACCGAAACATCACTATAAAAATCCATTCTTGACACGTACCCATGAAGCGCCTTCCCTAAACTCTCATCCCCAAGAGCCTCACAAGCTGAAATCACACTTGTCATGGTCATCAAATCCGGAAAAAATCCAAATTCCCTCATCGACGAAAACAACTTCAACCCTTCCGAAAACTCAACGTTCTCAAAGTAACCTGCAATCATAGCATTCCAAGAAATTCTATCTCTCCTAGGCATTCCATCAAACACCATCCTCGCAATGAACACATCACCACATTTCACATACATAGTAACCAAAGCATTAACCACATCAATTTCCGACTCATACCCAAATCTAAAAACATGAGCATGTATCTCCCTACCCATTTTCCA
Encoded proteins:
- the LOC104103684 gene encoding pentatricopeptide repeat-containing protein At1g15510, chloroplastic produces the protein MAVSAKTPTTSLPSLDPPNPQFSKLHSSKSLNFSHIFQKSHLLFLKKTQQNFLLSSSSTSTPTTDPNSHLIQLCSHNQLEQAIIFLKSVKELHGTIEEETFVLLARLCEFKRASNEACEVFSCILNCMSQLSLRLGNALLSMFVRLGNLGDAWYVFGKMEERDVFSWNVLIGGYAKNGYFDEALDLYQRMLWVGVRPDVYTFPCVLRTCGGLPDWKMGREIHAHVFRFGYESEIDVVNALVTMYVKCGDVFIARMVFDGMPRRDRISWNAMIAGYFENVEFSEGLKLFSSMREFGFFPDLMTMTSVISACEALGDESLGKALHGYVSRMDFYSDVSVHNSLIQLYSAIGSWEEAEKIFDRIQCKDVVSWTAMISGYESNGFPEKAVETYKMMELEGVMPDEITIASVLSACTSLGLLEMGVKLHQLAERRGLTAYVIVSNTLIDFYSKCNCIDKALEIFHRIPDKNVISWTSIILGLRINNHSLEALILFSQMKRYQDPNTVTLVSVLSACSRIGALMCGKEIHAYVLRNGMAFHGFLPNALLDFYVRCGRIGPALNLFNMQKKDVTAWNILLTGYAQRGQGALAVELFDGMLTSKVKPDEITFISLLRACSRSGLVTKGLDYLNSMESKYCIVPNLKHYACVVDLLGRAGLVEDAYDFIITLPVKPDSAIWGALLNACRIHRQVELGELAARHILETDERSVGYYVLLCNFYSDSGRWDEVATLRKIMIERGLTVDPGCSWIEVKGNVHAFLSGDNFHPQIKEINAVLEGFYEKMKTARRSESERYIVNEVEDSKAEIFCGHSERLAIAFGLINTAPGTPIWVTKNLYMCKSCHDTIKFISEVVRREISVRDTEHFHHFKDGRCTCGDENYLGET